One segment of Argiope bruennichi chromosome 11, qqArgBrue1.1, whole genome shotgun sequence DNA contains the following:
- the LOC129957089 gene encoding uncharacterized protein LOC129957089, whose protein sequence is MEKSERESDSPRPYESSDAQVGEEIAEKKPQQQQVPQSQMKDEQMLAEIAKETKNEISESLTGSHEKEQILQSKIEQDEESKQSVSEEPAKSAGMKHESLSRDCEKQSTVQATTQIQKVEATKGPSEPSGAMNCRLTIAAIVARVMNELPAERIPESSVILTWMEEQNVLESDRGLEPGSESQPSKESEQESPVREAQQAMELVLEEAAICFSGQEPMEEADDPSGTISCRPTIEDIVERGSDVPVERTTESSKMAQKTTVSERSEEIRARVEEEQNVPESDRCLEPGSESQPSEESEQVSPVREAQQVLELVLEEAAICYMKQEPMEEAEDIEDPQKYAFRDKDLD, encoded by the exons ATGGAAAAATCCGAAAGAGAAAGTGACAGTCCGAGGCCATATGAATCTTCAGATGCTCAGGTTGGAGAAGAGATAGCTGAAAAGAAACCACAGCAACAGCAAGTCCCCCAGAGTCAGATGAAAGATGAACAAATGTTGGCAGAAATAgcgaaagaaacaaaaaatgaaatatcggAGAGCTTAACAG GAAGTCATGAAAAGGAGCAAATTCTACAATCCAAAATCGAGCAAGATGAAGAGTCGAAGCAAAGTGTTTCTGAAGAACCCGCCAAATCAGCTGGAATGAAACACGAATCGCTAAGTCGTGATTGTGAAAAGCAAAGTACAGTTCAAGCGACCACACAAATACAAAAAGTTGAAGCAACTAAAGGACCTTCTGAACCGTCTGGAGCAATGAATTGCAGACTTACCATTGCAGCTATTGTAGCACGAGTGATGAATGAATTGCCTGCTGAACGTATTCCTGAATCTTCAGTGATTCTAACTTGGATGGAAGAGCAAAATGTGCTAGAATCGGATAGAGGCTTGGAACCAGGAAGCGAATCACAGCCAAGTAAAGAATCTGAGCAAGAATCGCCAGTTCGGGAAGCCCAACAAGCGATGGAATTGGTTCTGGAGGAAGCGGCTATTTGTTTTTCGGGGCAAGAACCGATGGAAGAAGCAGATGATCCATCTGGAACAATCAGTTGCAGACCGACCATTGAAGATATTGTAGAAAGAGGGAGTGATGTGCCTGTTGAACGTACTACTGAGTCTTCAAAGATGGCACAAAAGACAACGGTGAGTGAACGCAGTGAAGAAATTCGAGCTCGGGTGGAAGAAGAGCAAAATGTGCCAGAATCGGATAGATGCTTGGAACCAGGAAGCGAATCACAGCCAAGTGAAGAATCTGAGCAAGTATCGCCAGTTCGGGAAGCCCAACAAGTGTTAGAATTGGTTTTGGAGGAAGCAGCTATTTGCTATATGAAACAAGAACCGATGGAAGAAGCAGAGGACATTGAGGATCCTCAGAAATACGCTTTTCGGGATAAAGATCTTGATTGA